Proteins encoded by one window of Candidatus Pelagibacter giovannonii:
- the hemH gene encoding ferrochelatase: MTQQYTHPKRKTKVVFVQLGSPSEPTTKALRKYLRAFLGDPRVVDINPWIWKIILNFFVLPFRPQKSAKLYARIWDGESFPLITNTKNFTKNVSEELKKIDPEGYVEVNHAFLLSPPYVNEVYDDWEDDLKKGIGATKLLVIPMFPQYSEATIASGIDALAKELSKRVKIPTFEVITNFHRTHAFIDNSVNQVDSKLNELINQGKKIDSLVITFHGMQKRRVVSKGDDYYRHCFETFNLITNNLKNIKPEQCMMSFQSRFGSEEWITPYTEDVIKKLISEGKKEIVIYSPSFVADCLETTDELGHELVNDAKEWGGNVHPVECLNTNKDWCKDFAKYTFIQAEGSAQDKEDIEYQVEKKYYQKMPQQIMNKK; this comes from the coding sequence ATGACACAACAGTACACACATCCAAAAAGAAAAACAAAAGTTGTATTTGTTCAATTAGGATCACCTTCGGAGCCAACAACTAAAGCTTTAAGAAAATATCTTCGTGCATTTTTAGGAGACCCAAGAGTTGTTGATATAAACCCATGGATTTGGAAAATAATTTTAAATTTTTTTGTGTTGCCCTTCAGACCACAAAAGTCTGCTAAACTTTATGCAAGAATCTGGGATGGAGAAAGTTTTCCACTAATAACCAACACGAAAAATTTTACAAAAAATGTAAGTGAAGAATTAAAGAAAATTGATCCAGAAGGTTATGTCGAAGTAAACCATGCTTTTCTTTTATCACCTCCATATGTAAATGAAGTTTATGATGATTGGGAGGATGATTTAAAAAAAGGTATTGGCGCGACAAAACTATTAGTTATACCAATGTTTCCTCAGTACTCTGAGGCCACAATAGCTTCGGGCATAGATGCATTGGCAAAAGAGTTGTCGAAGAGAGTAAAAATACCAACTTTCGAAGTTATCACGAACTTTCACAGAACACATGCCTTTATTGATAATTCTGTAAATCAAGTTGACTCAAAATTAAATGAATTAATAAATCAAGGAAAGAAAATCGACAGCTTAGTAATAACTTTTCATGGAATGCAAAAAAGGCGAGTTGTCAGTAAAGGTGATGACTATTATAGACATTGCTTCGAAACATTTAATCTTATTACTAATAATCTAAAAAATATTAAACCAGAACAGTGTATGATGAGCTTTCAAAGTCGCTTTGGTTCTGAAGAATGGATAACACCATATACGGAAGATGTAATTAAAAAATTAATTTCTGAAGGTAAGAAAGAAATTGTAATATATTCTCCAAGTTTTGTTGCAGACTGTCTTGAAACCACTGATGAATTAGGTCATGAGTTAGTAAACGATGCAAAAGAATGGGGTGGCAATGTCCATCCAGTAGAATGTCTCAATACTAACAAAGACTGGTGTAAAGACTTTGCAAAATATACCTTTATACAAGCAGAGGGCTCAGCACAAGATAAAGAGGATATAGAATACCAAGTTGAAAAAAAATATTATCAGAAAATGCCGCAACAAATAATGAATAAAAAATAG
- the hemE gene encoding uroporphyrinogen decarboxylase, translated as MTPIQETIINKKTNNSPIWLMRQAGRYLPEFREIRKLNPNFINLCLNVNLSSEITLQPLKRFDLDAAIIFSDILMIPYGLNQKIEFKRDFGPQLGSLDLDDLSNVDQVDFIEKLYPVYKSIKKVSENNLIKNKNVIGFVGAPWTLLVYMINKHSPKKELIKDFFKDEFLINRILIILEKFLKLHIDQQIKSGATVIQIFDSWAGLLEEKDLPNYVYIPTLNLVDYVKSLNVPVICFPRGVKNYKNYCDIVKPDAVNIDYDVNPVSICKEINIPIQGGLDPKILLTNKENLKKEARRYLDAFKDHPYIFNLGHGVLPQTDPNMVDYLVKMVKDY; from the coding sequence ATGACACCCATTCAAGAAACTATAATAAACAAAAAAACAAATAATTCTCCAATATGGTTAATGAGACAGGCTGGTAGATATCTACCAGAATTTAGGGAAATTAGAAAATTAAATCCTAATTTTATAAACCTGTGTTTAAATGTAAATTTATCTTCAGAGATAACTTTGCAACCTCTTAAAAGATTTGATTTAGATGCTGCAATAATTTTTTCAGATATTTTAATGATCCCATATGGATTAAATCAAAAAATAGAATTTAAAAGAGATTTTGGTCCGCAACTTGGCTCGTTAGACTTAGATGACTTATCTAATGTGGATCAAGTTGATTTTATAGAAAAATTATATCCAGTTTATAAATCAATTAAAAAAGTAAGCGAAAATAACTTAATCAAAAACAAAAATGTAATAGGCTTTGTTGGAGCACCGTGGACATTATTAGTTTATATGATTAATAAACATTCACCAAAAAAAGAGCTAATAAAAGACTTTTTCAAAGATGAATTTCTAATAAACAGGATTTTAATAATTCTAGAAAAATTTTTGAAATTACATATTGACCAGCAAATAAAAAGTGGTGCGACCGTTATTCAGATTTTTGATAGCTGGGCTGGTTTGTTGGAAGAAAAAGATTTACCAAACTATGTTTATATACCAACACTAAATTTAGTTGATTATGTAAAATCATTGAACGTACCAGTAATTTGTTTTCCAAGAGGAGTAAAAAATTATAAAAATTATTGTGATATTGTTAAACCTGATGCTGTTAATATTGACTATGATGTAAATCCTGTTTCCATATGTAAAGAGATTAATATACCTATACAAGGAGGACTTGATCCAAAAATATTATTAACTAATAAAGAAAATTTGAAAAAAGAAGCAAGAAGATATCTAGATGCATTCAAAGACCACCCATACATTTTTAATTTAGGCCATGGCGTATTGCCCCAAACAGATCCTAATATGGTGGATTATTTAGTAAAGATGGTAAAAGATTATTAA
- a CDS encoding pyruvate, water dikinase regulatory protein, whose translation MSNTYQIYLISDSTGETLDRVFLAIKAQFKNIEYDVKSYFFTRTENQVNKIMEEAKKNNNSIILYTIVDTSLAKFLANKGDEKKIPCFSVLGNLIMNFSKLLNQKASHVPSGQHALNEEYYERIEAIQFTMAHDDGNLVEDIEKADLILLGVSRTSKTPTSIYLANRGYKTLNIPLVNDQSIPESLKKNPKLSCVVGLTTEPQRLVDIRKNRMNALKEKENTNYTDIRKIEKEISEAKKTFIKYKWPTIDVTRKSVEETAASIIKIYEINKSNG comes from the coding sequence ATGAGTAATACATATCAAATATACCTTATTTCTGACTCCACTGGGGAGACTCTTGATAGAGTGTTTTTAGCAATTAAAGCTCAATTTAAAAACATAGAATATGATGTAAAATCTTATTTTTTTACAAGAACAGAAAATCAAGTTAACAAAATAATGGAAGAAGCAAAAAAAAATAATAATTCAATAATTTTATACACTATCGTTGATACTTCTCTTGCAAAGTTTTTAGCAAACAAAGGAGATGAAAAAAAAATTCCGTGTTTTAGTGTTTTAGGAAATTTAATAATGAACTTCTCAAAACTTTTAAATCAAAAAGCATCCCACGTTCCGAGTGGACAACATGCTTTGAATGAAGAATATTATGAAAGAATTGAAGCAATCCAATTTACTATGGCCCATGACGATGGAAATCTTGTTGAAGACATAGAAAAAGCAGACCTGATATTGTTGGGTGTTAGCAGGACAAGCAAAACACCAACATCAATCTATCTTGCTAACAGAGGTTACAAAACTTTAAATATACCCTTGGTAAATGATCAATCAATACCGGAAAGTTTAAAGAAAAATCCAAAACTTTCTTGTGTGGTTGGCTTAACAACTGAACCTCAGAGATTAGTTGATATTAGAAAAAATAGAATGAATGCTCTTAAAGAAAAAGAAAATACTAATTATACAGATATAAGAAAAATAGAAAAAGAAATTAGTGAGGCTAAAAAAACATTTATCAAATATAAATGGCCAACAATTGATGTTACCAGAAAATCAGTAGAAGAAACGGCAGCATCAATAATTAAAATATATGAAATAAACAAAAGCAATGGTTAA
- a CDS encoding Maf family protein, which produces MVKKIILASKSGVRKKILEKNNIQCKIEPSNVDEDSIKESLLKERASPTIISKNLAELKANKISQKFIEEIVLGADSIIDLEGEIISKPNNRVEALEILKRMNGKTHQLISSVCISRGGSMIWNYTDKASLTMKNMTSLELENYLKKISDKDLYAYNVYQIEGEGRNLFSKIEGDEDTIMGLPVKKIKEYLNITR; this is translated from the coding sequence ATGGTTAAAAAAATTATACTTGCATCAAAAAGTGGTGTAAGAAAAAAAATTTTAGAAAAAAACAATATTCAGTGTAAAATAGAACCATCCAATGTGGATGAGGATAGTATTAAAGAAAGCCTGCTAAAAGAAAGAGCATCTCCAACAATTATTTCAAAAAATTTAGCAGAATTGAAGGCTAACAAAATTAGTCAAAAATTTATAGAGGAAATAGTGCTTGGAGCAGACAGTATAATAGATTTAGAGGGTGAAATAATATCAAAGCCTAACAACAGAGTAGAAGCATTAGAAATACTAAAAAGAATGAACGGAAAAACTCATCAATTAATAAGTTCAGTTTGTATTTCAAGGGGTGGATCGATGATATGGAATTACACCGATAAGGCCTCATTAACTATGAAAAACATGACTTCTTTGGAATTAGAAAATTATTTGAAAAAAATTTCTGATAAAGACCTCTATGCTTATAATGTTTATCAAATTGAAGGCGAAGGAAGAAATTTATTTTCAAAAATAGAAGGGGATGAAGATACGATCATGGGCCTTCCAGTCAAAAAAATTAAAGAATATCTGAATATTACAAGATGA
- the aroE gene encoding shikimate dehydrogenase, with protein MKKNFLVIGNPIDHSLSPKLHNYWIKKYKIDAIYEKRLLNNNEIENLIFNIREEKIHGINITVPFKKMIIPFLDELSEEAEISQSVNTIYKKDNKIIGDNTDIEGFKLSLEKTEQEIKNKKALILGAGGVVPSIIIALKKMQIEKIYISNRTELKTTELKKNFPEIEIIKWGQTLDFDIIINATSIGLKEEDEININYQQISKDKFFYDVIYNPPETNFLKKAKKYGGITKNGKMMFIYQAQKAFFIWHKVVPEVDNETINLLDV; from the coding sequence ATGAAAAAAAATTTTTTAGTAATAGGAAATCCAATTGATCATAGCTTATCACCAAAATTACATAACTATTGGATAAAAAAATATAAAATTGATGCAATTTATGAAAAAAGGCTTTTAAATAATAATGAGATAGAAAATTTGATTTTTAATATCAGAGAAGAAAAAATTCATGGGATAAATATAACAGTACCATTTAAAAAGATGATTATCCCTTTTTTAGATGAGTTAAGTGAGGAAGCAGAAATTTCTCAATCAGTAAACACAATTTATAAAAAAGATAATAAAATTATAGGTGATAATACTGATATTGAAGGTTTTAAACTTAGTTTAGAAAAAACAGAACAAGAAATTAAAAATAAAAAGGCTTTAATACTAGGGGCAGGTGGGGTTGTTCCTTCAATTATTATTGCACTTAAAAAAATGCAAATTGAAAAAATTTATATAAGTAATCGAACAGAATTAAAAACAACAGAGTTGAAGAAAAACTTTCCAGAGATTGAAATAATTAAATGGGGACAAACTTTAGATTTTGACATAATCATAAATGCGACAAGCATTGGATTAAAAGAGGAAGATGAAATTAATATTAATTATCAACAAATTAGCAAAGACAAATTTTTTTATGATGTAATATATAATCCGCCAGAAACAAATTTTTTAAAAAAGGCAAAAAAGTATGGTGGAATAACAAAAAATGGCAAAATGATGTTTATTTACCAGGCTCAAAAAGCCTTTTTTATCTGGCATAAAGTTGTTCCAGAAGTAGACAATGAAACAATTAATCTTTTAGATGTATGA
- the coaE gene encoding dephospho-CoA kinase (Dephospho-CoA kinase (CoaE) performs the final step in coenzyme A biosynthesis.), giving the protein MIKIALVGDIGSGKSHIAKLFGYPVFNADQEVASIYKKNKNCFKRLKKNLPKYFSVFPANKIQIIKAIEDSEKNLKKITKIIHPEVRKKLSTFLKKNKKRKAIILDIPLLLENKLNQKGDIIVFVQSKKSDIIKRLKMRDNFNLNLYNQFKKIQLPLSYKKKKSNHIIKNNFTNKLVKISIKKILKKII; this is encoded by the coding sequence ATGATAAAAATTGCACTGGTAGGAGATATAGGTTCTGGAAAAAGTCACATAGCTAAACTTTTTGGTTATCCAGTTTTTAATGCTGATCAAGAAGTGGCAAGCATATATAAAAAAAATAAAAATTGTTTTAAAAGATTAAAAAAAAATTTACCTAAATATTTTTCAGTATTTCCAGCAAATAAAATACAAATTATAAAAGCAATAGAGGATAGTGAAAAAAATTTAAAAAAAATTACAAAAATTATTCATCCAGAAGTTAGAAAAAAATTATCTACTTTTTTAAAAAAAAATAAAAAAAGAAAAGCCATAATTTTAGATATCCCTCTTTTATTGGAAAATAAACTAAACCAGAAAGGTGATATAATAGTTTTTGTTCAGTCAAAAAAAAGTGATATTATAAAAAGACTAAAAATGAGAGATAATTTTAACTTAAATTTATATAATCAATTTAAAAAAATACAGTTACCGCTTAGTTATAAAAAGAAAAAATCTAATCATATTATTAAAAATAATTTTACCAATAAGCTTGTTAAGATAAGTATAAAAAAAATACTAAAAAAAATTATATAA
- the dnaQ gene encoding DNA polymerase III subunit epsilon yields the protein MKEVILDTETTGLSVKDGHRIVEIGCIELENLIPTKNRFHCYLNPEKKVSEKALEVHGYTDEFLSTHKKFREIVDEFLHFIEDKRLVIHNAEFDLSHLNNELALLGKKKLNSENVVDTLALARDKFPGSSISLDALCKRYRVDNSKRTQHTALIDCDLLAKVYINLLDQKEPTLNFKNEDNEKIIISSNDTNQYYKKIVKPSEIELKLHKEYLKNNLKKNFFN from the coding sequence ATGAAAGAAGTAATACTAGATACAGAAACAACAGGACTATCGGTTAAAGATGGACATAGAATTGTAGAAATCGGATGTATCGAGTTAGAAAATTTGATACCAACCAAAAATAGATTTCACTGTTATCTTAATCCAGAGAAAAAGGTTTCTGAAAAAGCTTTAGAAGTTCATGGTTATACGGATGAATTTTTATCTACTCACAAAAAGTTTAGAGAAATAGTGGACGAGTTTTTGCATTTTATAGAAGACAAGAGACTTGTAATACACAACGCTGAATTTGACTTATCTCACTTAAACAATGAATTAGCATTGTTGGGTAAGAAGAAATTAAACAGTGAGAACGTTGTAGACACACTTGCTTTAGCTAGGGATAAATTTCCAGGCTCTTCAATAAGTCTTGACGCATTGTGCAAAAGATACAGAGTAGATAATTCAAAAAGAACACAACATACAGCTCTTATCGACTGTGATCTCTTAGCTAAAGTTTATATTAATCTTCTTGATCAAAAAGAACCAACTTTAAATTTCAAAAATGAAGATAATGAAAAAATAATAATAAGCTCAAATGATACAAACCAGTATTATAAAAAAATAGTTAAGCCATCAGAGATAGAACTTAAACTCCATAAAGAATATTTAAAAAATAATTTAAAGAAGAATTTTTTTAATTAG
- a CDS encoding protein-export chaperone SecB — translation MIENFKIISNFIKDMSSETPDAPTYIFVRDKISKYKLNIDINSKAVKNGIIEVNTILRFSDQPEILKKAHFEITYTSIVKVDEKVTEKKEMEKIILCDVPNKIYPDLERIFLNLLSDSGYPGIKFEKKVDFTELYKQRAN, via the coding sequence ATGATAGAAAACTTTAAAATTATTAGCAACTTTATTAAAGATATGTCAAGTGAAACACCAGATGCACCAACATATATATTTGTAAGAGATAAGATTTCTAAATACAAATTAAATATTGATATTAATTCTAAGGCAGTAAAAAATGGAATTATTGAAGTAAACACAATTCTAAGATTTTCAGATCAGCCTGAAATTTTAAAAAAAGCACATTTTGAAATAACTTACACATCTATAGTTAAGGTTGATGAAAAAGTTACTGAAAAAAAAGAAATGGAAAAAATTATTCTATGTGATGTGCCTAATAAAATTTATCCTGACTTAGAGAGAATATTTTTAAATTTATTATCTGACTCTGGTTATCCTGGAATAAAATTTGAAAAAAAAGTTGATTTTACTGAATTATACAAACAAAGAGCTAATTAA
- a CDS encoding FxsA family protein, producing the protein MNTFLLLLVGIPIIEIYLFIKLGSQIGAFNTILLIFITAFFGIIYARYEGFNTLKSGMSQMVKNELPVYEIISGAALAFAALLLILPGFATDFIGLLIIFPPTRKLIFKKVSIKQKPMNKKQDFINGEFEDIEDENDRKL; encoded by the coding sequence ATGAACACATTTTTATTATTACTTGTTGGTATTCCTATTATTGAGATTTATTTGTTTATCAAGTTGGGCTCTCAAATTGGAGCCTTTAACACGATTTTACTTATCTTTATCACAGCTTTTTTTGGCATTATTTATGCCAGATATGAAGGTTTTAACACTCTAAAGTCAGGAATGTCTCAAATGGTAAAAAATGAACTTCCAGTTTATGAAATTATTTCAGGGGCAGCTTTAGCATTTGCAGCATTACTTTTGATTTTACCTGGTTTTGCTACAGATTTTATAGGTTTATTAATAATATTTCCACCAACTAGAAAATTGATATTTAAAAAAGTATCAATTAAACAAAAGCCTATGAATAAAAAACAAGATTTCATTAATGGTGAATTTGAAGATATAGAAGATGAAAATGATAGAAAACTTTAA
- a CDS encoding Tim44/TimA family putative adaptor protein yields the protein MTYSFEYIDIILLAMIAGFIFLRLRGILGKKNGFEGKIPPQFEKEFQKTNIAPKPVSENFDEVSQKEFLKGAKIAYETIITDFSDSDNKLIASKPLLGKKIYDQFKEALEDRANKGHFAEITFIGIKSAVIKTHKKIEDSLEVTVDFVSEIITCIKDKDKKIVSGDNEKIKTVYDTWVFSKDIKSSNPNWLLINTIT from the coding sequence ATGACTTATAGTTTTGAATACATAGATATTATTCTTTTAGCAATGATTGCCGGTTTTATTTTTCTTCGTTTAAGAGGAATACTTGGTAAAAAAAATGGTTTCGAAGGAAAAATCCCACCACAATTTGAAAAGGAATTTCAAAAAACAAATATAGCTCCAAAACCAGTTAGCGAAAATTTTGATGAAGTGTCACAAAAAGAATTTTTAAAAGGTGCAAAAATTGCTTATGAAACAATTATTACAGATTTTAGTGATAGTGACAATAAGCTGATAGCAAGCAAACCACTTTTGGGTAAAAAAATTTATGATCAGTTCAAAGAGGCTCTTGAAGATAGAGCTAATAAAGGTCATTTTGCCGAAATAACTTTTATAGGGATTAAGTCAGCTGTAATTAAAACTCATAAAAAAATTGAAGACAGCTTAGAAGTTACAGTAGATTTTGTTAGTGAAATTATAACATGTATAAAAGATAAAGATAAAAAAATCGTGTCAGGAGACAATGAAAAGATAAAAACTGTTTATGACACTTGGGTTTTTTCAAAAGACATTAAATCATCAAATCCAAATTGGTTATTAATTAATACTATTACCTAA
- a CDS encoding Smr/MutS family protein has translation MIKKITDKDKEDWENFLNNKKKNLNKNSLKKEDINNPDKDKQDWENFLNINEKIPNKDYVYKKNIRYEKIKKIDLHGYTIEEANKAVEQFIQKCFDEGVTKIIIITGKGLRSKNVENPYLSKDLSILKYSVPEFIENNKSLTQFIIETTDAKIEDGGSGAFYIYLKNKNKFKE, from the coding sequence TTGATTAAGAAGATAACAGACAAAGACAAAGAAGATTGGGAAAATTTCCTAAATAACAAAAAAAAAAATCTTAATAAAAATTCTTTAAAAAAAGAAGACATAAATAATCCAGATAAAGACAAGCAGGACTGGGAAAATTTTTTAAACATTAATGAGAAAATTCCCAACAAAGATTACGTTTATAAAAAAAATATAAGATATGAGAAAATAAAAAAAATAGATCTTCATGGTTACACGATTGAAGAAGCAAATAAAGCTGTAGAACAATTTATTCAAAAATGTTTTGATGAAGGTGTTACAAAAATAATAATAATTACAGGCAAAGGACTAAGGTCTAAAAATGTTGAAAATCCTTATCTTTCAAAGGATTTGAGTATACTAAAATATTCAGTTCCAGAATTTATTGAAAACAATAAAAGTTTAACTCAATTTATTATTGAAACAACAGATGCTAAGATTGAAGATGGTGGCAGTGGAGCTTTTTATATCTATCTTAAAAACAAGAATAAATTTAAAGAATAA
- the hslU gene encoding ATP-dependent protease ATPase subunit HslU: MKDTNVTPFPKEKAEKKDNSLVSSLSPREIVSELDRYVVGQNKAKKAVAIALRNRWRRQALKGEMKDEVLPKNILMIGPTGVGKTEISRRLSKLAEAPFVKVEATRFTEVGYVGRDVEQIIRDLLEIAIAMEKVKKRKEVHAKAQKLAEEKVLDALVGNKASLATRESFRKRLRDGDLDDNEIEIAVNDSGSQAAFEIPGMPGANIGMINIGEMIGKSVGNKQKKKKMTVKESHEILINDEADKLIEEDKIIKSAKDSTENNGIVFLDEIDKISGRTDRSGGDVSREGVQRDLLPLIEGTTVSTKYGTIKTDHILFIASGAFQLAKPSDLLPELQGRLPIRVELEALTSDDFKRILKEPDYSLIKQYVALLKTENVELEFSDDGIDAIANMASEVNNTVENIGARRLHTIIERILDDISFTATDRAGEKIIIDSKYVKQNLDELVKDTDLSKFIL; the protein is encoded by the coding sequence ATGAAAGATACAAACGTTACTCCTTTTCCAAAAGAAAAAGCTGAAAAAAAAGATAACTCTTTAGTCAGTTCTTTATCACCTAGAGAAATAGTTTCTGAATTAGATAGATATGTTGTTGGGCAAAATAAAGCTAAAAAAGCAGTTGCCATTGCTTTAAGAAATAGATGGAGAAGACAAGCTTTAAAGGGTGAAATGAAAGATGAAGTTTTGCCTAAAAATATTTTAATGATAGGGCCAACAGGGGTTGGTAAAACAGAAATTTCTAGAAGGTTATCAAAATTAGCTGAAGCTCCTTTTGTAAAGGTGGAAGCCACAAGATTTACTGAGGTTGGGTATGTTGGAAGAGATGTTGAACAAATTATAAGAGATCTACTTGAAATTGCAATTGCAATGGAGAAAGTAAAGAAAAGAAAAGAAGTTCATGCAAAGGCACAAAAGTTAGCAGAAGAAAAAGTTTTAGATGCTCTAGTTGGAAATAAAGCAAGTCTTGCTACAAGAGAAAGCTTTAGAAAAAGATTAAGGGATGGTGATTTAGATGACAATGAAATTGAAATAGCAGTAAATGATAGTGGCTCTCAAGCTGCATTTGAAATTCCTGGAATGCCTGGAGCAAATATTGGAATGATAAATATCGGAGAGATGATTGGAAAATCTGTTGGCAATAAACAAAAAAAGAAGAAAATGACTGTCAAAGAATCTCATGAAATTTTAATTAATGACGAAGCTGACAAGTTAATAGAAGAAGATAAAATTATAAAATCAGCAAAAGATTCAACAGAAAATAATGGAATAGTTTTTTTAGACGAAATAGATAAAATTTCAGGGAGAACAGATAGATCTGGTGGAGACGTTTCTAGAGAAGGAGTTCAAAGAGACCTGCTTCCTTTAATTGAAGGAACAACAGTTAGTACAAAGTACGGTACAATTAAAACAGATCATATTTTATTTATTGCATCTGGCGCTTTCCAACTAGCAAAACCTTCAGATCTACTACCAGAATTACAGGGTAGATTACCCATAAGGGTTGAACTTGAAGCTTTAACTAGTGATGATTTTAAAAGAATTCTTAAAGAACCAGATTATAGTTTAATCAAACAATATGTGGCTCTTTTAAAAACAGAAAATGTTGAACTAGAATTTTCTGATGACGGTATTGATGCGATTGCCAATATGGCTTCAGAAGTTAACAATACTGTAGAAAATATTGGTGCAAGAAGACTTCATACAATTATTGAAAGAATTTTAGATGATATTAGTTTTACTGCAACAGATAGGGCTGGTGAGAAAATAATAATAGACTCTAAATATGTAAAACAAAATCTAGATGAGCTAGTTAAAGATACAGACTTATCTAAATTTATTCTTTAA
- the hslV gene encoding ATP-dependent protease subunit HslV, producing MTTIVLIRKNNEVVVAGDGQVSMGNTVIKSTAAKVRKIEKRNVIAGFAGSTADALTLFERLEAKLEKHAGNLPRAAVELAKDWRTDKYLRRLEALMAIGDKENSFIISGTGDVLEPEGDAIGIGSGGNYALAAAKVLLDTDLSAEEVARKAIQVASEICVFTNNNIKIEKI from the coding sequence ATGACTACAATAGTGCTTATTAGAAAAAACAATGAAGTAGTGGTTGCAGGAGATGGCCAAGTTAGTATGGGCAATACTGTTATAAAAAGTACAGCTGCAAAAGTTAGAAAAATTGAAAAAAGAAATGTAATAGCTGGGTTTGCTGGATCAACTGCAGATGCATTAACTTTGTTTGAAAGGCTTGAGGCAAAACTTGAAAAGCATGCTGGTAATCTTCCAAGAGCAGCTGTCGAGTTAGCAAAAGATTGGCGAACTGACAAATATTTAAGAAGACTGGAAGCTTTAATGGCTATTGGTGATAAAGAAAATAGCTTTATAATTTCAGGAACTGGTGATGTGTTAGAGCCAGAGGGTGATGCCATAGGTATAGGGTCAGGTGGAAATTATGCTTTAGCTGCTGCTAAAGTTTTATTGGATACAGATTTGAGTGCTGAAGAAGTTGCAAGAAAAGCAATTCAAGTTGCGTCTGAAATTTGTGTATTCACTAATAATAATATTAAAATTGAAAAAATTTAA
- the hisB gene encoding imidazoleglycerol-phosphate dehydratase HisB: protein MSRIGKVSRKTKETSISVEVNIDGKGQYKIDTGIGFLDHMLEQLSKHSLIDLKVKAKGDTHIDLHHTTEDTGIAIGEALKKALKDFKGIKRYAHAMIPMDETLTRVAIDVSNRPYLIWKVKLKVERLGEMDTELFKEWFQAFSQSAGITLHMENIYGDNSHHIIESCYKALARSLRTALEIDPRNKKSIPSTKGSL from the coding sequence ATGAGCAGAATAGGAAAAGTTTCCAGAAAAACAAAAGAAACCAGCATCAGTGTTGAAGTTAATATTGATGGTAAAGGTCAATATAAAATTGATACTGGAATAGGTTTTTTAGATCACATGCTTGAACAATTATCAAAGCATTCACTGATTGATTTAAAAGTTAAAGCAAAAGGTGACACTCATATAGATCTTCACCACACAACAGAAGATACTGGAATAGCAATAGGTGAGGCTTTAAAAAAAGCACTGAAAGATTTTAAAGGAATTAAAAGATACGCCCATGCAATGATTCCAATGGATGAAACATTAACAAGAGTTGCAATTGATGTTTCAAATAGACCTTATTTAATATGGAAAGTTAAATTAAAAGTAGAAAGACTTGGAGAGATGGACACAGAGCTCTTTAAAGAATGGTTTCAAGCATTCTCTCAATCAGCAGGAATAACTTTGCACATGGAAAATATTTATGGAGATAATAGTCATCATATAATTGAGTCTTGTTATAAGGCTTTAGCAAGATCATTAAGAACAGCTTTAGAAATAGATCCTAGAAATAAGAAGAGCATTCCATCAACTAAAGGCTCATTATAA